The following proteins are co-located in the Hevea brasiliensis isolate MT/VB/25A 57/8 chromosome 11, ASM3005281v1, whole genome shotgun sequence genome:
- the LOC131170341 gene encoding secreted RxLR effector protein 161-like — MTDLGKMRFFLGIEVLQKSDGIYICQKKYALEVLRRFSMMESNSVGSPIVPGFKISREENDDFVDETYYKQLVGSLMYLTTTRPDMMFVTCLISRYMTKPTKIHLQAAKRALRYLKGTVNYGIHYKKGGDGELLAFTDSDYAGDMEDRKSTSGYVFLMNSSAVSWCSKKQPIVTLSTTEAEFVAAAVCACQGV, encoded by the coding sequence ATGACTGACTTGGGGAAGATGAGGTTTTTTCTTGGGATTGAGGTACTTCAAAAGTCTGATGGTATTTACATATGCCAAAAGAAATATGCATTGGAGGTTTTGAGAAGGTTTAGTATGATGGAAAGTAATTCGGTGGGCAGTCCAATAGTTCCAGGTTTCAAAATAAGCAGAGAAGAAAATGACGATTTTGTTGATGAGACGTACTACAAGCAGCTAGTGGGTAGTCTAATGTATCTCACTACTACGAGACCTGACATGATGTTTGTTACTTGTCTCATAAGTAGATATATGACAAAACCAACGAAGATTCATCTACAGGCAGCTAAGAGAGCACTTCGATACTTAAAAGGGACTGTGAACTATGGAATTCATTATAAAAAAGGAGGAGATGGTGAGTTGTTGGCGTTTACAGATAGCGACTATGCTGGAGATATGGAAGACAGGAAGAGTACCTCTGGTTATGTTTTTTTAATGAATTCAAGTGCTGTTTCATGGTGTTCAAAAAAGCAGCCTATTGTGACTTTATCAACCACAGAAGCTGAGTTTGTGGCAGCTGCGGTCTGTGCTTGTCAAGGAGTCTGA
- the LOC131169210 gene encoding G-type lectin S-receptor-like serine/threonine-protein kinase RKS1 isoform X2, with product MNHVKTLPIISLIVFMHQFCTSLDTITINQPIVDGDVIVSTGQTFALGFFSPGKSSYRYLGIWYNKISEKTVVWVANRDSPINDTSGVLSITSHGNLALHSRNQTTPLWFTNASALPTNNCVAQLLDSGNLVLFRSGSAIWQSFEHPTNNLLPNSKLGLDRRKGLNWFLTSWKSSDDPGTGNFSCRFNPEGYPQLFLYEGHVPKWRAGYWNGVRWSGVPAMQRVLFIFNYTIVNNENEISVSWNDVYGSVLTRLVVNESGLFQRLKWHEDEGQWKEFFYAPKEQCDSYGLCGAYGNCVRYNGEFDCTCLPGYQPKSPQEWHRKGGSGGCVRKNQTPLCRNGEGFVEVTNVKAPDTSVARVLANLDMKACKNECLRNCSCTAYASLGTTEGSGCLTWYGDLLDTRVFTEGGQSIYVRVDALELAQYANKRKDFLARKGILVIMILSVATAVSSLVLFSYCLVRRQRRLSQNGQHEMFICSSSTLPDDHPREKELDRSGSDPHLPFFDIDTIVEATDNFSNKLGEGGFGSVYKGQLSNGQEIAVKRLSKQSGQGIKEFMNEVQLISKLQHRNLVRLFGCCIHKEDKMLIYEYLPNKSLDYFIFGLEAMEGRKRLGHS from the exons ATGAATCATGTGAAAACGCTTCCCATTATATCGCTGATTGTCTTTATGCATCAattttgcacttcactagacaccataACCATTAACCAACCCATTGTAGATGGAGACGTTATAGTTTCTACAGGGCAGACCTTTGCACTTGGTTTTTTCAGTCCAGGTAAATCGAGCTACCGTTATCTTGGAATTTGGTACAACAAAATTTCCGAAAAAACAGTTGTTTGGGTCGCAAATCGGGATTCTCCCATTAATGATACATCTGGTGTCCTCTCAATCACCAGTCACGGAAACCTTGCCCTTCACAGCAGAAACCAAACGACTCCCCTATGGTTCACAAACGCTTCGGCTTTGCCAACAAACAATTGTGTAGCTCAACTCTTAGATTCGGGAAATCTTGTATTGTTTCGCAGCGGAAGTGCCATATGGCAGAGCTTTGAACACCCGACAAATAATTTgcttcccaactcaaaactcgGGCTAGACAGAAGAAAAGGTCTGAACTGGTTCCTAACATCCTGGAAATCTTCAGATGATCCTGGTACTGGCAATTTCTCGTGTAGGTTCAACCCTGAAGGTTATCCGCAATTGTTCTTATACGAGGGTCATGTTCCAAAGTGGAGGGCTGGTTATTGGAATGGCGTTAGATGGTCTGGAGTACCTGCGATGCAGAGAGTTTTATTTATCTTCAACTACACCATTGTGAACAATGAGAACGAGATTTCCGTGTCGTGGAACGATGTATATGGCTCAGTCTTGACAAGATTAGTGGTGAATGAGTCCGGCCTTTTCCAACGGTTGAAATGGCATGAGGACGAAGGTCAATGGAAAGAGTTCTTTTATGCGCCCAAGGAACAGTGTGACAGCTATGGATTATGTGGAGCCTATGGTAACTGTGTTCGGTACAATGGTGAATTCGACTGCACTTGTCTTCCCGGGTACCAGCCCAAATCACCTCAAGAATGGCATCGGAAAGGTGGGTCAGGCGGGTGCGTTAGGAAGAATCAGACGCCACTCTGCAGAAACGGTGAAGGGTTCGTAGAGGTGACAAATGTGAAGGCTCCGGATACTTCAGTTGCCCGTGTATTGGCAAATTTGGATATGAAAGCTTGTAAAAATGAGTGCTTGAGGAATTGTTCATGCACTGCATATGCAAGTCTAGGTACGACAGAAGGAAGCGGATGTTTGACATGGTATGGTGATTTGCTAGATACAAGAGTATTTACAGAAGGTGGACAAAGTATATATGTGCGTGTGGATGCACTTGAGTTAG CTCAATATGCAAATAAGCGCAAGGACTTTCTAGCAAGGAAAGGGATATTGGTAATTATGATACTGTCCGTAGCTACAGCAGTTTCCTCTCTTGTTCTTTTCTCATACTGCTTGGTGAGGAGGCAGAGGAGATTAT CACAAAATGGGCAACATGAAATGTTTATCTGTAGTTCTAGTACTCTCCCAGATGATCATCCAAGGGAAAAGGAGCTTGACAGATCTGGAAGTGATCCACATTTACCTTTCTTCGATATAGACACAATAGTTGAAGCAACTGACAATTTTTCCAACAAACTTGGAGAAGGTGGTTTTGGCTCAGTGTATAAG GGTCAACTATCAAATGGACAAGAAATAGCAGTGAAAAGATTATCTAAACAGTCAGGACAGGGGATAAAAGAATTCATGAATGAAGTACAGTTGATATCAAAACTCCAGCACAGAAACCTTGTCAGGCTTTTTGGTTGTTGCATTCATAAAGAAGATAAGATGCTAATCTATGAATATTTACCAAACAAAAGCTTGGACTACTTCATCTTTG GTTTGGAAGCTATGGAGGGAAGGAAAAGGCTTGGACATAGTTGA
- the LOC131169210 gene encoding G-type lectin S-receptor-like serine/threonine-protein kinase RKS1 isoform X1, whose amino-acid sequence MNHVKTLPIISLIVFMHQFCTSLDTITINQPIVDGDVIVSTGQTFALGFFSPGKSSYRYLGIWYNKISEKTVVWVANRDSPINDTSGVLSITSHGNLALHSRNQTTPLWFTNASALPTNNCVAQLLDSGNLVLFRSGSAIWQSFEHPTNNLLPNSKLGLDRRKGLNWFLTSWKSSDDPGTGNFSCRFNPEGYPQLFLYEGHVPKWRAGYWNGVRWSGVPAMQRVLFIFNYTIVNNENEISVSWNDVYGSVLTRLVVNESGLFQRLKWHEDEGQWKEFFYAPKEQCDSYGLCGAYGNCVRYNGEFDCTCLPGYQPKSPQEWHRKGGSGGCVRKNQTPLCRNGEGFVEVTNVKAPDTSVARVLANLDMKACKNECLRNCSCTAYASLGTTEGSGCLTWYGDLLDTRVFTEGGQSIYVRVDALELAQYANKRKDFLARKGILVIMILSVATAVSSLVLFSYCLVRRQRRLSQNGQHEMFICSSSTLPDDHPREKELDRSGSDPHLPFFDIDTIVEATDNFSNKLGEGGFGSVYKGQLSNGQEIAVKRLSKQSGQGIKEFMNEVQLISKLQHRNLVRLFGCCIHKEDKMLIYEYLPNKSLDYFIFEKSRKQLLDWKKRFEIIFGVARAVLYLHQDSRLKIIHRDLKASNILLDASMEPKISDFGLAKLFKEHQIEAITKQVVGT is encoded by the exons ATGAATCATGTGAAAACGCTTCCCATTATATCGCTGATTGTCTTTATGCATCAattttgcacttcactagacaccataACCATTAACCAACCCATTGTAGATGGAGACGTTATAGTTTCTACAGGGCAGACCTTTGCACTTGGTTTTTTCAGTCCAGGTAAATCGAGCTACCGTTATCTTGGAATTTGGTACAACAAAATTTCCGAAAAAACAGTTGTTTGGGTCGCAAATCGGGATTCTCCCATTAATGATACATCTGGTGTCCTCTCAATCACCAGTCACGGAAACCTTGCCCTTCACAGCAGAAACCAAACGACTCCCCTATGGTTCACAAACGCTTCGGCTTTGCCAACAAACAATTGTGTAGCTCAACTCTTAGATTCGGGAAATCTTGTATTGTTTCGCAGCGGAAGTGCCATATGGCAGAGCTTTGAACACCCGACAAATAATTTgcttcccaactcaaaactcgGGCTAGACAGAAGAAAAGGTCTGAACTGGTTCCTAACATCCTGGAAATCTTCAGATGATCCTGGTACTGGCAATTTCTCGTGTAGGTTCAACCCTGAAGGTTATCCGCAATTGTTCTTATACGAGGGTCATGTTCCAAAGTGGAGGGCTGGTTATTGGAATGGCGTTAGATGGTCTGGAGTACCTGCGATGCAGAGAGTTTTATTTATCTTCAACTACACCATTGTGAACAATGAGAACGAGATTTCCGTGTCGTGGAACGATGTATATGGCTCAGTCTTGACAAGATTAGTGGTGAATGAGTCCGGCCTTTTCCAACGGTTGAAATGGCATGAGGACGAAGGTCAATGGAAAGAGTTCTTTTATGCGCCCAAGGAACAGTGTGACAGCTATGGATTATGTGGAGCCTATGGTAACTGTGTTCGGTACAATGGTGAATTCGACTGCACTTGTCTTCCCGGGTACCAGCCCAAATCACCTCAAGAATGGCATCGGAAAGGTGGGTCAGGCGGGTGCGTTAGGAAGAATCAGACGCCACTCTGCAGAAACGGTGAAGGGTTCGTAGAGGTGACAAATGTGAAGGCTCCGGATACTTCAGTTGCCCGTGTATTGGCAAATTTGGATATGAAAGCTTGTAAAAATGAGTGCTTGAGGAATTGTTCATGCACTGCATATGCAAGTCTAGGTACGACAGAAGGAAGCGGATGTTTGACATGGTATGGTGATTTGCTAGATACAAGAGTATTTACAGAAGGTGGACAAAGTATATATGTGCGTGTGGATGCACTTGAGTTAG CTCAATATGCAAATAAGCGCAAGGACTTTCTAGCAAGGAAAGGGATATTGGTAATTATGATACTGTCCGTAGCTACAGCAGTTTCCTCTCTTGTTCTTTTCTCATACTGCTTGGTGAGGAGGCAGAGGAGATTAT CACAAAATGGGCAACATGAAATGTTTATCTGTAGTTCTAGTACTCTCCCAGATGATCATCCAAGGGAAAAGGAGCTTGACAGATCTGGAAGTGATCCACATTTACCTTTCTTCGATATAGACACAATAGTTGAAGCAACTGACAATTTTTCCAACAAACTTGGAGAAGGTGGTTTTGGCTCAGTGTATAAG GGTCAACTATCAAATGGACAAGAAATAGCAGTGAAAAGATTATCTAAACAGTCAGGACAGGGGATAAAAGAATTCATGAATGAAGTACAGTTGATATCAAAACTCCAGCACAGAAACCTTGTCAGGCTTTTTGGTTGTTGCATTCATAAAGAAGATAAGATGCTAATCTATGAATATTTACCAAACAAAAGCTTGGACTACTTCATCTTTG AAAAGTCAAGGAAGCAACTATTGGACTGGAAAAAgcgttttgaaattatttttggggtAGCTCGAGCAGTTTTATATCTACATCAAGATTCAAGATTAAAAATCATCCATAGGGATTTGAAAGCAAGCAATATTCTATTAGATGCTTCAATGGAGCCAAAAATTTCAGACTTTGGGTTGGCTAAATTGTTCAAGGAACATCAAATTGAAGCCATTACAAAGCAAGTGGTTGGAACATA G
- the LOC110664526 gene encoding G-type lectin S-receptor-like serine/threonine-protein kinase RKS1, with the protein MKACKNECLRNCSCTAYASLGTTEGSGCLTWYGDLLDTRVFTEGGQSIYVRVDALELAQYANKRKDLLARKGILVIMILSVATAVSSLVLFSYCLVRRQRRLSQNGQHEMFICSSSTLPDDHPREKELDRSGSDPHLPFFDIDTIVEATDNFSNKLGEGGFGSVYKGQLSNGQEIAVKRLSKQSGQGIKEFMNEVQLISKLQHRNLVRLFGCCIHKEDKMLIYEYLPNKSLDYFIFEKSRKQLLDWKKRFEIIFGVARGVLYLHQDSRLKIIHRDLKASNILLDASMEPKISDFGLAKLFKEHQIEAITKQVVGTYGYMSPEYAMDGLYSVKSDVFSYGVLILEIISGKKNTEYDKESPSLNLIGNVWKLWREGKGLDIVDYSLLEHSYPCEEILRCIQIGLLCIQEHPADRPTMLEVVFMLGNETSLPSPKKPAFVFRTQSGQESLITRGEVCSINDCTITMIEGR; encoded by the exons ATGAAAGCTTGTAAAAATGAGTGCTTGAGGAATTGTTCATGCACTGCATATGCAAGTCTAGGTACGACAGAAGGAAGTGGATGTTTGACATGGTATGGTGATTTGCTAGATACAAGAGTATTTACAGAAGGTGGACAAAGTATATATGTGCGTGTGGATGCACTTGAGTTAG CTCAATATGCAAATAAGCGCAAGGACCTTCTTGCAAGGAAAGGGATATTGGTAATTATGATACTGTCCGTAGCTACAGCAGTTTCCTCTCTTGTTCTTTTCTCATACTGCTTGGTGAGGAGGCAGAGGAGATTAT CACAAAATGGGCAACATGAAATGTTTATCTGTAGTTCTAGTACTCTCCCAGATGATCATCCAAGGGAAAAGGAGCTTGACAGATCTGGAAGTGATCCACATTTACCTTTCTTCGATATAGACACAATAGTTGAAGCAACTGACAATTTTTCCAACAAACTTGGAGAAGGTGGTTTTGGCTCAGTGTATAAG GGTCAACTATCAAATGGACAAGAAATAGCAGTGAAAAGATTATCTAAACAGTCAGGACAGGGGATAAAAGAATTCATGAATGAAGTACAGTTGATATCAAAACTCCAGCACAGAAACCTTGTCAGGCTTTTTGGTTGTTGCATTCATAAAGAAGATAAGATGCTAATCTATGAATATTTACCAAACAAAAGCTTGGACTACTTCATCTTTG AAAAGTCAAGGAAGCAACTATTGGACTGGAAAAAgcgttttgaaattatttttggcgtAGCTCGAGGAGTTTTATATCTACATCAAGATTCAAGATTAAAAATCATCCACAGGGATTTGAAAGCAAGCAATATTCTATTAGATGCTTCAATGGAGCCAAAAATTTCAGACTTTGGGTTGGCTAAATTGTTCAAGGAACATCAAATTGAAGCCATTACAAAGCAAGTGGTTGGAACATA TGGCTATATGTCTCCGGAATATGCAATGGATGGTCTATATTCTGTAAAATCTGATGTCTTCAGCTATGGTGTCTTAATACTAGAGATCATAAGTGGCAAGAAAAACACCGAGTATGACAAAGAAAGCCCTTCTCTGAATTTGATAGGGAAC GTTTGGAAGCTATGGAGGGAAGGAAAAGGCTTGGACATAGTTGATTATTCATTGTTGGAACATTCATACCcttgtgaagaaattttgagaTGCATTCAGATTGGACTTCTATGCATTCAGGAACACCCAGCTGATCGGCCAACCATGCTTGAAGTTGTGTTCATGTTAGGCAATGAAACAAGTCTTCCTTCTCCTAAAAAACCAGCATTTGTTTTCCGAACTCAAAGTGGGCAAGAATCTTTAATAACTAGAGGAGAAGTGTGTTCTATAAATGATTGCACAATTACTATGATTGAAGGTCGATGA